Proteins from one Polynucleobacter wuianus genomic window:
- a CDS encoding c-type cytochrome → MKFALVTAVLLSSIGLINVANAASADKGQALVEKANCASCHGAGLNAPIIPAYPKLAGQYPDYIYYALKAYKVGNGNAQYGRNNAIMSSQVQAFSDADLHDIAAYVASLPGNFVIKK, encoded by the coding sequence ATGAAATTTGCACTAGTTACCGCAGTTCTGCTTTCCAGTATTGGTTTGATTAATGTTGCCAATGCTGCTAGCGCAGATAAAGGCCAAGCTTTGGTTGAGAAGGCGAATTGCGCTTCTTGCCATGGCGCTGGTTTGAATGCTCCGATTATCCCTGCTTATCCAAAATTAGCAGGTCAATATCCTGATTACATCTACTACGCTTTAAAGGCGTACAAAGTAGGTAATGGCAACGCTCAGTACGGTCGTAATAATGCGATTATGAGTTCACAAGTTCAAGCATTCTCGGACGCTGACTTGCATGATATTGCTGCTTATGTAGCTTCCTTGCCTGGAAACTTCGTTATTAAGAAGTAA
- a CDS encoding c-type cytochrome produces MKKLSILSKLLVCSGLVFVGFSAQADEVKGSAAAGNTKVWLCVGCHSIPDYRADYPLVYRVPMLGGQNAAYITTALSEYKKGERKHPTMRSIATSLSDQDMADIGEYYAAQTASSPNNPLK; encoded by the coding sequence ATGAAAAAACTCTCAATTCTTTCTAAATTGCTCGTCTGTTCTGGTCTGGTTTTTGTTGGATTCTCTGCCCAGGCTGACGAAGTGAAGGGTAGTGCTGCCGCTGGTAACACTAAAGTTTGGCTCTGCGTTGGTTGCCACTCTATACCCGACTATAGAGCTGACTATCCTTTGGTTTACAGAGTGCCAATGTTGGGCGGCCAAAATGCTGCCTACATTACTACTGCATTATCTGAGTACAAAAAGGGCGAAAGAAAGCACCCAACAATGCGTTCAATTGCTACAAGCCTCTCTGACCAAGACATGGCTGATATTGGCGAATACTATGCTGCGCAGACTGCCAGCTCACCTAACAACCCATTGAAGTGA